One Anaerolineae bacterium genomic window carries:
- a CDS encoding carbohydrate ABC transporter permease, whose translation MSLAFAAPLVWMISTSLKDDPQVYVVPPIWIPNPIRPLNYVEIFTRRPMGLYFLNTMRYAIPTAVGVLLSCAAVAYSFARMRWPGRDALFFLCLATMMIPFQVTMIPLYITFKTVGWINTYFPLVVPAFFGNAYYIFLLRQFFASIPEELSDAARVDGCSDARILLRIILPLSKPALAVVALFQFMGAWNDYLGPLIYLSREEMFPLALGLQSLRASFQEKLVWPYMMAASTMMILPVIIIFFIAQRSFIEGITVTGLKG comes from the coding sequence ATGAGCCTTGCCTTCGCCGCTCCCCTTGTGTGGATGATCTCGACTTCTCTCAAGGATGACCCACAGGTCTACGTTGTACCGCCGATCTGGATCCCTAACCCTATCCGTCCCCTCAACTACGTGGAGATTTTCACCCGCCGGCCCATGGGCCTGTACTTTCTGAACACGATGAGATACGCGATCCCCACCGCGGTTGGCGTACTGCTCTCCTGCGCCGCGGTGGCCTACAGCTTCGCTCGGATGCGCTGGCCCGGCCGCGACGCCCTGTTCTTCCTGTGTCTGGCGACCATGATGATTCCCTTCCAGGTCACCATGATCCCCCTCTATATCACCTTCAAGACCGTAGGGTGGATCAACACCTACTTCCCTCTGGTCGTACCTGCCTTCTTCGGGAACGCCTACTACATCTTCCTGCTTCGCCAGTTCTTCGCCAGCATTCCAGAAGAGCTGTCGGATGCCGCGCGTGTGGATGGCTGTTCCGACGCGCGCATACTGCTGCGCATTATCCTACCGCTATCCAAGCCGGCGCTGGCAGTGGTGGCGCTCTTTCAGTTCATGGGCGCCTGGAACGACTACCTGGGCCCGCTCATTTACCTGAGCCGGGAGGAGATGTTCCCGCTCGCGCTGGGCCTGCAGTCCCTGCGGGCCAGTTTCCAGGAGAAGCTGGTGTGGCCCTACATGATGGCCGCGAGTACCATGATGATCCTCCCCGTTATCATCATCTTCTTCATCGCCCAGCGCAGCTTCATCGAGGGGATCACCGTCACCGGACTCAAAGGATAA
- a CDS encoding response regulator yields the protein MASEGPIGEADVHAALVCLSNPIELAQSDLARRLPQVSGIGPLNERGRALRSLLLEAIEALGPPRPTAFGSAESRVHDVLTLRYVERMATADMAEELSLSRRQIQRDLRRAEVLLAELVASWVTSSEPTAGPSPADGETSLLRELAFYSSRPAEVNLAEAMREVLATVAPLARSLGVKLQLGVEPDPSVHVLVDGAFLRTLMVQVASLAIQSTTSGAVRMGIARQRDVMGISLSFPAPDEPGVRRRLESIRSAAHSEEIGCQIDSSAGEITVTLQLNPSVGATILVVEDNPGAVDLYQRYLAGTGWELHAISDPRLCYQSVRTNKPDLVVLDIMMPHIEGWRVLRVLKEDPETAQTPVIVCSVVEDPALAEALGASAYLGKPVSRSDFISAINRCLQASHQSPAP from the coding sequence ATGGCGAGTGAGGGACCAATCGGGGAAGCCGACGTACATGCCGCCCTGGTCTGCCTGAGCAACCCCATAGAGCTGGCACAGAGCGATCTAGCTCGTCGTCTACCGCAGGTATCCGGCATTGGGCCGCTGAACGAGCGGGGGCGAGCCCTCCGTTCTCTCCTCCTGGAGGCCATCGAGGCCCTCGGTCCTCCCCGGCCTACCGCCTTCGGCTCGGCCGAATCCCGCGTGCACGACGTGCTGACCCTGCGTTACGTCGAGCGCATGGCCACCGCGGACATGGCCGAGGAGCTGTCCCTCAGCCGCAGGCAGATCCAGCGCGACCTCAGGCGGGCGGAGGTCCTCCTCGCCGAGCTCGTGGCCAGCTGGGTGACCAGCAGCGAGCCGACGGCGGGCCCTTCCCCGGCGGACGGTGAGACCTCACTGCTCCGAGAGCTGGCTTTCTACTCCAGCCGGCCGGCCGAGGTCAACCTGGCCGAGGCCATGCGCGAGGTCCTGGCCACCGTGGCGCCTTTGGCTCGGTCCTTGGGGGTGAAGCTGCAGCTGGGTGTCGAACCGGATCCCTCCGTCCACGTGCTGGTCGATGGGGCCTTCCTGAGGACTCTGATGGTTCAGGTCGCCAGCCTCGCCATCCAGTCCACCACCTCGGGCGCGGTTCGCATGGGCATCGCTCGGCAGAGGGACGTGATGGGGATAAGCCTCTCCTTCCCGGCGCCGGATGAGCCCGGGGTGCGGCGACGCCTGGAGAGCATACGCAGCGCAGCCCACTCCGAGGAGATCGGCTGCCAGATAGATTCGTCAGCCGGCGAGATCACGGTAACCCTCCAGCTCAACCCCAGCGTCGGGGCCACCATCCTGGTGGTGGAGGACAACCCCGGTGCGGTGGACCTCTACCAGCGCTACCTTGCCGGCACCGGCTGGGAGCTACACGCCATCTCCGACCCTCGGCTGTGCTACCAGAGCGTCCGCACCAACAAGCCCGATCTAGTGGTCCTGGACATCATGATGCCCCACATCGAGGGCTGGCGAGTGCTCCGGGTCCTGAAAGAAGACCCGGAGACGGCGCAGACGCCGGTGATAGTGTGCTCTGTGGTCGAGGACCCCGCCCTGGCCGAGGCTCTGGGGGCCTCGGCCTACCTGGGCAAGCCCGTGTCCCGCTCCGACTTCATCTCGGCCATCAACCGGTGTCTGCAGGCATCTCACCAGTCACCAGCTCCATAG
- a CDS encoding competence/damage-inducible protein A, protein MEHNERPLQVEIVAVGTEIAMGRIQDTNSSWIAGRVAGLGAFINRITIVPDEEEYLLDVLRSALERQPDAVIVTGGMGPTEDDVTVACVARLLGVPLELHEETVERFVQRRNLKDRSELSQGALKMATVPAGAEVGQNPVGSAPELHLHRGATDIFVLPGPPKEMMGTFEAHVMPALARRASRRTCCLRLAVEMHESEVAPLIHEVSAHQRGTYLKAYVALWSQGEGFLPVDIVATGESEGGAQEAAQTAFRAFTGMVEARGRRWRLMDGGAAG, encoded by the coding sequence ATGGAGCATAACGAGAGACCGCTTCAGGTCGAGATCGTGGCTGTGGGCACCGAGATCGCCATGGGGCGCATTCAGGACACCAACTCCTCGTGGATCGCCGGACGGGTGGCGGGGCTGGGGGCCTTCATCAACCGCATCACCATCGTGCCCGACGAGGAAGAGTACCTCCTGGACGTCCTGCGCTCCGCCTTGGAGCGGCAGCCGGACGCGGTGATCGTCACTGGCGGCATGGGGCCGACTGAGGACGACGTGACGGTAGCTTGCGTGGCCCGGCTCCTGGGAGTGCCGCTGGAGCTCCACGAGGAGACGGTGGAGCGATTCGTGCAGCGGAGAAACCTCAAGGATCGGTCTGAGCTCAGCCAAGGGGCGCTGAAGATGGCCACCGTGCCGGCAGGGGCGGAGGTGGGGCAGAACCCGGTGGGGTCGGCGCCCGAACTTCACTTGCACCGTGGGGCGACCGACATATTCGTACTTCCCGGCCCGCCTAAGGAGATGATGGGAACCTTCGAGGCCCATGTCATGCCGGCCCTGGCCCGGCGGGCTTCCCGGCGCACTTGCTGTCTTCGGCTGGCAGTGGAGATGCACGAATCGGAGGTGGCTCCGCTCATCCATGAGGTATCTGCGCACCAGCGGGGAACGTACCTCAAGGCCTACGTGGCCCTCTGGTCGCAGGGCGAAGGGTTTCTGCCGGTTGACATCGTGGCCACCGGCGAGAGCGAGGGAGGAGCGCAAGAGGCGGCCCAAACTGCCTTCCGGGCCTTCACCGGCATGGTGGAGGCCAGGGGGCGACGCTGGCGCCTGATGGACGGAGGCGCAGCAGGGTGA
- a CDS encoding alpha/beta hydrolase, whose translation MRKLSKLLLLTGAAMGGMVLVNRRLAEAYRPIYSEVDGEPGIYVWRDGVVYYHSKGAGDPMVLLHGFHPFSSSHEMKPVYDELSRDYRVYAVDWLGYGQSNRPPVEHTAGAYQQLLADFIGDVIQAPAIVVAAGPGAAFAARLAHRQPEKVARLILVNPTGVEELAEPPNALQRAIRYILRLPVVGDFAFNLVTSKPALRWSLKNRVFFDASQVTESLVEYAWTTSHQPGAKWGPLSYWSGLLNLCVAQDLAALQQPTMVIWGQQARYAPVEGIQGFKRYKPDARYRAFDRTREWPQVENPKAFNALVRNWLQGKDYGAAAIFPGEVEPEEQGIGDRG comes from the coding sequence ATGAGGAAGCTGAGCAAGCTGCTACTGCTCACCGGCGCCGCCATGGGCGGAATGGTCCTGGTCAACCGGCGGCTCGCCGAGGCCTATCGGCCCATATACAGCGAGGTGGACGGCGAGCCGGGCATCTACGTCTGGCGCGATGGGGTGGTCTACTATCACTCTAAGGGCGCCGGCGACCCGATGGTGCTGTTGCACGGGTTCCACCCCTTTAGCAGCTCCCACGAGATGAAGCCGGTGTACGACGAGCTGTCGCGCGACTACCGGGTCTACGCTGTGGATTGGCTGGGGTACGGGCAGAGCAACCGTCCACCGGTCGAGCACACGGCCGGTGCCTACCAGCAGCTTCTGGCCGACTTCATCGGCGACGTGATTCAGGCGCCGGCTATCGTGGTGGCGGCAGGGCCGGGGGCAGCCTTCGCCGCGCGGCTGGCGCACCGCCAGCCGGAGAAGGTGGCCCGCCTCATACTGGTGAACCCGACCGGCGTGGAAGAGCTGGCAGAGCCACCTAATGCCTTGCAGCGGGCGATACGATACATTCTCCGGCTGCCGGTGGTGGGGGATTTCGCATTCAACCTGGTGACTTCAAAGCCGGCCTTGCGCTGGAGCCTGAAGAACCGCGTCTTCTTCGATGCCAGCCAGGTCACCGAGTCCCTAGTGGAGTACGCCTGGACCACCTCCCACCAGCCTGGCGCCAAATGGGGGCCCCTGTCGTACTGGAGCGGTCTGCTCAACCTATGCGTGGCCCAGGACCTGGCCGCTCTGCAGCAGCCCACCATGGTGATCTGGGGCCAGCAGGCGCGCTACGCGCCCGTGGAAGGGATCCAGGGGTTCAAGAGATACAAACCGGATGCCCGCTATCGCGCCTTCGACAGGACGCGAGAGTGGCCCCAGGTGGAGAACCCCAAGGCCTTCAACGCTCTGGTGCGCAACTGGCTCCAGGGCAAGGACTACGGGGCTGCGGCGATATTCCCCGGCGAAGTGGAGCCTGAGGAACAGGGGATAGGGGACAGGGGTTAG
- a CDS encoding extracellular solute-binding protein: protein MGSPLMTRRQILLGSAAAAGGMLLAACAPTPTAEVVEKVVKETVVVEQTVIVEKEVPAEAAERIVLEFWWGWGGMTGMEAMKGVTDAFNMQQTNIYALSTVAQPSMDEKLLPAVAAGNPPDVAVGNIAYSEYCARGSLTPLDEYFEASQVVTKGDPDIISSLWTDASWQGKIYGLAACEVGPRIGLCLNLDLVEGAGLDATNPPLTWDEMYDWHEAMTKLDDAGNVEILGIDPLDAMGGRRPTSDVSFYWDDAFGFEYWDGETLTYNWDNEGYIASLYTIKKFYDLVGVEKIEGYRSSYGTWTQSPTASFPAGVQAMVLNGYWTPGELIHSAPEGRFAFTWAPNSAERSGKKFQNVGGHPATIPKGAAHPSEGFRLIEFFTLPDSMDVILKTTGWLGPRLSWLATVDPSPYPGLDFFLQSVNEADELKPCPLDPICNFVGQQISMTWDAVNYGEKVPEEAAAEMQTTCTEELRRQFPELFA from the coding sequence ATGGGATCGCCATTGATGACTCGCAGGCAAATTCTTCTCGGTTCCGCGGCCGCTGCAGGTGGCATGCTACTGGCCGCCTGCGCTCCGACGCCGACCGCGGAGGTGGTCGAGAAAGTCGTCAAAGAGACGGTGGTGGTCGAGCAGACAGTGATAGTGGAGAAGGAGGTCCCGGCGGAGGCTGCTGAGCGCATCGTTCTCGAGTTCTGGTGGGGCTGGGGCGGCATGACTGGTATGGAGGCCATGAAGGGCGTGACCGACGCCTTCAACATGCAGCAGACCAACATCTACGCCCTGTCTACTGTAGCACAGCCCAGTATGGATGAGAAACTCCTGCCTGCAGTCGCAGCTGGCAACCCGCCAGATGTAGCCGTGGGCAACATCGCCTACTCCGAGTACTGCGCCAGAGGTAGCCTGACGCCGCTGGACGAGTACTTCGAGGCAAGCCAGGTGGTGACCAAGGGTGACCCGGACATCATATCCTCTCTGTGGACGGACGCCTCATGGCAGGGCAAGATCTATGGCCTGGCTGCCTGCGAGGTGGGCCCGCGCATAGGACTCTGCCTCAACCTCGACCTGGTGGAAGGAGCCGGGCTGGATGCGACCAACCCACCTCTCACCTGGGACGAGATGTACGACTGGCACGAAGCCATGACCAAGCTCGATGATGCAGGCAACGTCGAGATCCTGGGCATTGACCCACTAGATGCCATGGGGGGCAGACGGCCCACTTCCGACGTATCCTTCTACTGGGATGACGCCTTCGGCTTCGAGTACTGGGACGGGGAGACGCTGACCTACAACTGGGACAATGAAGGCTACATCGCCTCCCTGTACACCATCAAGAAGTTCTACGACCTGGTAGGCGTGGAGAAGATCGAGGGCTACCGCAGCAGCTATGGTACGTGGACCCAGAGCCCGACGGCCAGCTTCCCGGCCGGTGTCCAGGCCATGGTGCTCAACGGGTACTGGACCCCAGGCGAGCTCATCCACTCGGCTCCAGAGGGCCGCTTTGCCTTCACCTGGGCCCCGAACTCTGCCGAGCGATCGGGCAAGAAGTTCCAGAACGTTGGAGGTCACCCGGCCACCATCCCCAAGGGAGCGGCGCATCCCAGCGAAGGCTTCAGGCTCATCGAGTTCTTCACCTTACCTGATTCCATGGACGTCATTCTCAAGACCACGGGCTGGTTGGGCCCGCGCCTCTCCTGGCTCGCAACCGTTGATCCCAGCCCTTACCCGGGCCTAGACTTCTTCCTGCAGTCGGTCAATGAAGCCGACGAATTGAAGCCCTGCCCGCTCGACCCCATCTGCAACTTCGTAGGGCAGCAGATCTCCATGACCTGGGATGCGGTCAACTATGGCGAGAAGGTCCCGGAGGAAGCTGCTGCGGAGATGCAGACGACCTGCACCGAGGAACTGAGGCGGCAGTTCCCCGAGCTATTCGCGTAA
- a CDS encoding hybrid sensor histidine kinase/response regulator, producing the protein MRAERAEMGELPELPEALAMPTDYDTVLPSLRAVLLAWFIGCTGLWVALSWGPVNVPLMMCGLGLAATLGAALSLSSRGPRLAAVVLLIGAVASIAAGAWLEDAPDLLAFLSVPVAASAALLPTTAFAATLALAAALPVVLGVDPGSQVWLAVLLGATGITVSAALHPQRSLLWLTWRRSAEATSLAWELREKQGELNRTIKALDLSYQLLEKTNRDLALAQREAVVLRDLRNRFATNLSHELRTPLNILLGFTNLIYHNPQFYGIEEWGGLLLRDLSQVQRNARYLSQLVDDVVDLARIDALAMPMRRELADVAHLVRDAVDGISSLAEAKGLKLLVSCPDDLPEVFIDPVRIRQTIYNLLSNAVRFTDSGEVRVRVAREDGYLQVTVSDTGRGIAASELATIFDEFYQIGRAKEEPDAGKGLGLAIARRFVQLHGGRIWAESTPGEGSHFHFTIPVEPVSTSRLADAGPQPVLRTRASPRVLVLSADDSAVPYLSRRIEGYQFVHCPDLDRAREELGSLSPALMLVDVGLGLDSHRLRAELGERWWPEVPAVFCPLPTLGWLLGDGHFRSVLVKPVTADQILQCVDSVVGGDGGRDGRPSADRVRGEATEPPGVLVVDDDRGFVQFVRRTFEAGGRGYLVDAAYSGEEAVRRAKRARPDCVLLDLVLPGMSGFDAASELREVCAPANVPVIAVTAATPGEDSLSSDGSSFTFTRQGKFGPGELTALIRSAMELVTGEMPADTG; encoded by the coding sequence GTGCGTGCGGAGCGGGCAGAAATGGGTGAGCTTCCGGAGTTGCCTGAGGCCCTGGCGATGCCCACCGACTATGATACGGTGCTACCCTCGCTCAGAGCGGTACTGTTAGCCTGGTTCATAGGGTGCACGGGGCTCTGGGTCGCGCTGTCCTGGGGCCCGGTCAACGTGCCACTGATGATGTGCGGCCTCGGCCTAGCCGCTACCCTGGGCGCAGCGCTCTCCCTTTCATCCCGGGGCCCCCGTCTGGCTGCCGTCGTGCTCTTGATTGGGGCAGTGGCATCGATTGCCGCGGGCGCATGGCTGGAGGATGCGCCCGACCTACTGGCTTTCCTGAGCGTTCCGGTGGCCGCGTCGGCGGCGCTACTTCCAACTACTGCCTTCGCTGCGACTCTCGCCCTGGCGGCGGCACTGCCTGTGGTGCTGGGGGTTGACCCCGGGTCGCAGGTGTGGTTAGCAGTGCTATTGGGTGCCACCGGCATCACTGTGTCGGCCGCGCTGCACCCGCAAAGGTCTCTCTTGTGGCTCACCTGGCGGCGCAGCGCCGAAGCTACCTCGCTGGCCTGGGAGCTGCGCGAGAAGCAGGGAGAGCTCAACCGCACCATCAAAGCGCTCGACCTCTCCTACCAACTGCTGGAGAAGACCAACCGCGACCTGGCCCTGGCTCAGAGGGAAGCAGTCGTACTGCGGGACCTGCGCAACCGTTTCGCTACCAACCTCAGCCACGAGCTGCGCACCCCCCTCAACATCCTCCTGGGCTTCACCAACCTCATCTACCACAACCCCCAGTTCTACGGCATCGAGGAATGGGGCGGTCTGCTCCTGCGGGACCTGTCCCAGGTGCAGCGCAACGCCCGCTACCTCTCCCAACTGGTGGACGACGTAGTAGACCTGGCCCGGATTGACGCCTTGGCCATGCCTATGCGGCGAGAGCTCGCCGACGTGGCTCACCTGGTCAGGGACGCCGTGGATGGCATATCAAGCTTGGCCGAGGCCAAGGGCCTGAAGCTCCTCGTCTCCTGCCCCGATGACCTGCCTGAGGTGTTCATAGACCCGGTGCGCATCCGCCAGACGATCTACAACCTGCTCTCCAATGCCGTCCGGTTCACCGATTCGGGGGAGGTGCGGGTGCGCGTAGCCCGGGAGGACGGGTACCTGCAGGTGACGGTCAGCGACACCGGCCGCGGCATCGCCGCGTCGGAGCTGGCCACCATCTTCGATGAGTTCTACCAGATCGGCCGGGCCAAAGAGGAGCCCGATGCGGGCAAGGGGCTGGGGCTGGCCATCGCCCGCCGGTTCGTCCAACTGCACGGCGGGCGCATCTGGGCCGAAAGCACACCCGGGGAGGGGAGCCACTTCCACTTCACCATACCGGTGGAGCCGGTCTCCACCAGCCGGCTGGCTGACGCGGGGCCTCAGCCGGTGCTGAGGACGCGAGCCTCCCCTCGGGTGCTGGTGCTCAGCGCCGACGACTCCGCCGTGCCCTACCTGAGTCGACGGATCGAGGGGTACCAGTTCGTGCACTGCCCCGACCTAGACCGGGCACGGGAGGAGCTGGGGTCCCTTAGCCCCGCCCTCATGCTGGTGGACGTGGGTCTGGGCCTCGACTCCCACCGACTGAGGGCGGAGCTGGGCGAGCGCTGGTGGCCGGAGGTGCCGGCGGTGTTCTGTCCGCTTCCGACCTTGGGCTGGCTGCTGGGAGATGGCCACTTCCGCTCCGTGTTGGTGAAGCCAGTGACTGCCGATCAGATACTGCAGTGTGTGGATTCGGTGGTGGGCGGGGACGGGGGCCGTGACGGCCGACCTTCTGCGGACCGGGTCCGGGGCGAAGCTACGGAGCCGCCCGGAGTGCTGGTGGTGGATGACGACCGGGGGTTCGTACAGTTCGTGCGCCGGACGTTCGAGGCCGGCGGCAGGGGCTACCTGGTGGATGCCGCCTACTCGGGAGAGGAAGCGGTGCGCCGGGCGAAGCGCGCCCGGCCTGACTGCGTGCTGCTCGATCTGGTGCTGCCGGGCATGAGCGGCTTCGATGCCGCCAGTGAGCTCAGGGAAGTGTGTGCACCGGCGAACGTCCCCGTGATTGCCGTCACGGCGGCGACGCCGGGGGAGGACAGCCTCAGCAGCGATGGGAGCTCGTTCACCTTCACCAGGCAGGGTAAGTTCGGCCCGGGCGAGCTGACGGCGCTGATCCGCAGCGCTATGGAGCTGGTGACTGGTGAGATGCCTGCAGACACCGGTTGA
- a CDS encoding iron-containing alcohol dehydrogenase encodes MRIVTLQQPGRIAFGPHCADGVGPDLRRWGCSRVYLVTSPPVLPHAERVAAALADEGIAAEVFSEVLTEPDLEMLEEVRIRARAFGPDGVVGVGGGSALDLAKLVAALVDADGEAREFLGTDRIPARRSRLVCLPTTSGTGSEVSPNAILLDRADQLKKAAISPYLMPDAAYVDPLLTLSVPPSVTAATGLDALTHCIEAYANRFAHPAVDVYALKGIELTGSNLARAVANGGDVEAREGMSLASLFGGLCLGPVGTGAVHALAYPLGGEFHVAHGLSNALLLPHVLEHNLPAMPERYADVALALGAERAGTPEETARRGLTRLRDLYRECGLDTSLSELGVPESAIPRMARSAMEVTRLLKNNPREVTIADAEAIYRAAY; translated from the coding sequence ATGCGCATCGTGACATTGCAGCAACCGGGCCGGATCGCCTTCGGCCCCCACTGCGCCGACGGTGTAGGACCAGACCTGCGCCGGTGGGGGTGTAGCCGCGTGTACCTGGTCACCAGTCCACCGGTGCTCCCCCACGCCGAGCGGGTGGCCGCAGCCTTGGCTGACGAGGGAATCGCTGCAGAGGTCTTCTCCGAGGTCTTGACAGAGCCGGACCTGGAGATGCTGGAGGAGGTCAGGATCAGGGCCCGGGCGTTCGGCCCCGATGGGGTCGTTGGCGTCGGCGGGGGGAGCGCCCTGGACCTGGCGAAGCTAGTGGCGGCCCTGGTGGACGCCGACGGGGAGGCGCGCGAGTTCCTGGGCACCGACCGGATCCCGGCCCGCCGTTCCCGCCTGGTCTGCCTGCCCACCACCTCGGGCACCGGCAGCGAGGTGTCACCGAACGCCATACTGCTGGATCGGGCCGACCAGCTCAAGAAGGCCGCCATCAGCCCCTACCTGATGCCTGATGCCGCCTACGTGGACCCGCTGCTCACCCTGAGCGTTCCCCCATCGGTCACCGCAGCCACTGGCCTGGATGCCCTCACGCACTGCATCGAAGCTTACGCCAACCGGTTCGCTCACCCGGCGGTGGACGTCTATGCCCTCAAGGGCATCGAACTGACGGGCTCCAACCTGGCGCGAGCGGTCGCCAATGGAGGTGATGTGGAGGCACGGGAGGGGATGTCCCTGGCGAGCCTGTTCGGGGGGCTGTGCCTGGGGCCGGTGGGGACGGGGGCGGTCCACGCTCTGGCATACCCTCTGGGCGGCGAGTTCCACGTGGCCCATGGCCTATCCAATGCCCTGCTCTTGCCCCACGTGCTGGAGCACAACCTGCCGGCCATGCCCGAGCGCTATGCCGACGTCGCGTTGGCCCTGGGGGCCGAGAGGGCGGGCACGCCGGAGGAGACGGCGCGACGGGGACTGACGCGCCTGAGAGATCTCTATCGCGAGTGCGGCCTGGACACTAGCCTATCAGAGCTAGGGGTGCCGGAGAGCGCCATCCCCAGAATGGCCCGGTCGGCCATGGAAGTGACCCGGCTGCTGAAGAACAACCCCAGGGAGGTCACCATCGCCGATGCGGAGGCCATCTACCGAGCGGCGTACTGA
- a CDS encoding sugar ABC transporter permease, producing the protein MAALAARRVRRRQVTALSRGLLFALPWFLGFIAFTAYPMGASLYYSLTSYDVLRPPRFVGLENYRFMLLSDNLFRLVLGNTVWFVVVGVPAGLVIAFLLANLLNHEMKLRPLFRTVFYLPAILPAVASAEVWRWVYNPRYGLINSVLKAWGLATIPWLSSPALAKPSLVIIHCWAQGTAIVIFLAALQDVPRTLYDAALVDGANAWNRFWHVTVPMCTPSILFVSITGLIGMFQYFTLGWLLTQGAPNNATEFYSMYLYRNAFRYFKMGYASALAWGLFVVIVTFTIVMMRSSARWVYYGGEAV; encoded by the coding sequence ATGGCCGCGCTAGCTGCCCGACGAGTACGCCGGCGTCAGGTGACAGCTCTAAGCCGAGGTCTTCTCTTTGCGCTTCCATGGTTCCTGGGCTTCATTGCCTTCACCGCCTATCCCATGGGCGCTTCGCTCTACTACAGCCTCACCAGCTACGACGTGCTGCGCCCGCCCCGGTTCGTCGGGCTGGAGAACTACAGGTTCATGCTGCTATCGGACAACCTCTTCCGCCTGGTGCTGGGCAATACCGTCTGGTTTGTGGTCGTCGGTGTCCCCGCTGGGCTGGTGATTGCCTTCCTATTGGCCAATCTCCTGAACCATGAGATGAAGCTGCGGCCTCTGTTCCGCACCGTGTTCTACCTGCCCGCCATACTCCCAGCCGTGGCGTCGGCGGAAGTATGGCGCTGGGTGTACAACCCGCGCTATGGGCTGATCAACTCGGTGCTGAAGGCGTGGGGGCTGGCCACCATACCCTGGCTCTCTTCACCGGCCCTCGCCAAGCCCTCGCTAGTCATCATCCACTGCTGGGCTCAGGGAACAGCCATAGTCATCTTCCTGGCCGCACTGCAGGACGTGCCCCGCACGCTCTACGACGCCGCGCTGGTGGATGGAGCCAACGCCTGGAACCGATTCTGGCACGTGACGGTGCCCATGTGTACGCCTTCGATTCTGTTCGTCTCCATCACGGGACTCATCGGCATGTTCCAGTACTTCACTCTCGGCTGGCTGCTGACTCAGGGCGCCCCCAACAACGCTACCGAGTTCTACAGCATGTACCTCTATCGCAACGCCTTCAGGTACTTCAAGATGGGTTATGCCTCGGCTCTGGCGTGGGGGCTGTTTGTCGTTATCGTCACTTTCACCATCGTGATGATGCGAAGCTCCGCCCGCTGGGTCTACTACGGCGGAGAAGCAGTCTAG